A single genomic interval of Arthrobacter sp. NicSoilB8 harbors:
- a CDS encoding BlaI/MecI/CopY family transcriptional regulator, producing the protein MASLGELERAVMDLLWAGQEAATANTLRDLLAQSTSPQDGTAGHEGKDLAVTTVLTVLSRLERKGLVERERGTRPHRYQAVSSRADHTAELMHEVLGSAPDREAVLARFIGSVTDNEAETLRKLLGRS; encoded by the coding sequence ATGGCAAGTCTCGGTGAACTGGAACGGGCAGTGATGGACCTGCTCTGGGCGGGCCAAGAAGCTGCGACGGCCAATACGCTGCGGGATCTCCTCGCGCAGAGCACCAGCCCCCAGGACGGCACGGCCGGTCACGAGGGCAAGGACCTCGCGGTCACCACTGTGCTGACCGTACTCTCGCGCCTCGAGCGCAAGGGCCTGGTGGAGCGCGAACGCGGCACCCGCCCGCACCGCTACCAGGCCGTCTCCAGCCGCGCGGACCACACCGCGGAACTCATGCACGAGGTCCTCGGCTCCGCACCGGATCGAGAGGCCGTACTGGCCCGGTTCATTGGTTCCGTCACGGACAACGAGGCAGAAACCCTGCGCAAGCTGTTGGGCCGCAGCTAG
- a CDS encoding M20/M25/M40 family metallo-hydrolase — protein MKQRRNIRRAAIAASIGLAASLAPPALADNGTNTAPLRAAVSATNIMKHLAALQAVADANDGTRAASTPGYEASARYIEDKLRAAGYTPVRQTFPYDRYETVSASLERLAPSPKSYGYDAPDGFLDMTYSGSGNVTAPLAAVDLNLTGDRASTSGCEASDFGGFTAGSIALIQRGTCSFRIKADNAAAAGAAGVIIFNQGNVDPGDERFELFAGTLGAPQAGIPVVSTSFATGAELAGLTGVSMHLSVNATVTSLTSFNILADTGGRSDRTVVVGAHLDSVPEGPGINDNGTGTASILETAIHLKATGQTPVNRVRFAFWGGEEPGLIGSDYYVSQLTSSQIKGHSVNLNFDMVGSPNFVRFVYDGDGSSFGTKGPNGSALVEKVFLDYFKSQNLPTAPTEFDGRSDYSGFIDNGIPAGGLFTGAEGLKTADEAAVFGGTAGVPYDACYHAACDALDTADDNDNVNTTVLEQMADAIAHSTLTFAMTTSAINGTSKGNGSGSADLQYKASKLLK, from the coding sequence ATGAAGCAACGCCGGAATATCCGCCGTGCGGCCATCGCCGCCTCGATCGGATTGGCGGCCAGCCTTGCGCCGCCCGCACTCGCTGACAACGGAACAAACACGGCACCACTGCGTGCGGCTGTGTCGGCGACGAACATCATGAAGCATCTCGCAGCCCTCCAGGCGGTCGCAGACGCGAACGATGGCACCCGAGCGGCGAGCACTCCGGGCTACGAAGCCTCCGCCCGGTACATCGAGGACAAGCTGCGGGCCGCCGGATACACCCCGGTCCGCCAGACCTTTCCCTACGACCGGTACGAGACCGTCTCGGCGTCGTTGGAACGTCTGGCGCCGTCTCCGAAAAGCTACGGCTATGACGCCCCGGACGGCTTCCTGGACATGACCTACTCCGGTTCCGGCAACGTCACGGCCCCCCTGGCTGCCGTCGACCTCAATCTGACCGGCGACCGGGCATCCACGAGCGGCTGCGAGGCATCCGATTTTGGCGGGTTTACTGCCGGCAGCATCGCGTTGATCCAGCGCGGCACCTGTAGCTTCCGGATCAAGGCGGACAACGCCGCGGCGGCCGGGGCAGCCGGCGTCATCATCTTCAACCAGGGCAATGTGGACCCGGGCGACGAGCGTTTCGAACTTTTCGCCGGCACACTCGGGGCCCCTCAGGCCGGCATTCCTGTGGTCAGCACAAGCTTCGCCACCGGCGCCGAACTCGCCGGGCTGACTGGCGTGAGCATGCACCTCTCGGTGAACGCCACCGTCACCTCGCTGACGTCTTTCAACATTCTGGCCGACACCGGCGGACGGTCCGACCGCACCGTCGTTGTGGGAGCGCACCTGGACTCTGTGCCTGAAGGGCCCGGCATCAACGACAACGGCACCGGTACTGCCTCCATCCTCGAGACGGCGATCCACCTGAAGGCGACCGGGCAGACCCCGGTCAACAGGGTCCGTTTCGCCTTCTGGGGAGGCGAGGAGCCGGGACTCATCGGCTCCGACTACTATGTGTCCCAGCTGACGTCGAGCCAGATCAAGGGGCACTCCGTCAACCTCAACTTCGACATGGTCGGCTCGCCGAACTTCGTACGGTTCGTCTACGACGGCGACGGTTCCTCGTTCGGCACGAAGGGCCCCAACGGCTCCGCGCTCGTCGAGAAGGTCTTCCTGGACTACTTCAAGTCCCAGAACCTGCCGACTGCGCCGACGGAGTTCGACGGGCGCTCGGACTACTCCGGCTTCATCGACAACGGGATTCCGGCGGGCGGCCTGTTCACCGGCGCTGAGGGGCTGAAGACAGCAGACGAGGCGGCGGTATTCGGCGGGACCGCGGGCGTTCCCTATGACGCCTGCTACCACGCGGCCTGCGACGCCCTCGACACAGCGGACGACAACGACAACGTCAACACCACTGTGCTGGAGCAGATGGCCGACGCGATTGCCCACTCCACCCTGACCTTTGCCATGACCACCTCGGCGATCAACGGAACCTCCAAGGGCAACGGCTCCGGCAGCGCTGACCTTCAATACAAGGCCAGCAAGCTGCTGAAGTAG
- the cydB gene encoding cytochrome d ubiquinol oxidase subunit II has protein sequence MELLPTIWFIAIAVLWTGYLFLEGFDLGVGMLMKGFARNNTERRVLINTIGPVWDGNEVWLLTAGGATFAAFPLWYASLFSALYLPLLLVLVALIFRAVAFEYRGKVDNPKWRARWDWAISAGSFVAAFGVGAALALTTTGLPIDANGDRVGGPFAWFSGYAVLGGLAVVGFSLLHGLGFLALKTDGEVRHRARAWFVRLLPVLLLPIAGWSVSLQLLSGEAWTMAAVVAAVVAAVLAWNFARKGAEGRAFMSLGAFLLLGSASIFGAAFPVVMPSTLDSAFNLTVTNASSSDYTLGLMSIVACIGLPLVLAYQAWTYWVFRRRVSAAHIPEAHSFLPAIAAKALAPKD, from the coding sequence ATGGAACTGCTACCCACCATCTGGTTCATAGCCATCGCGGTGCTGTGGACGGGATATCTCTTTCTCGAGGGCTTCGACCTCGGCGTCGGCATGCTAATGAAGGGATTCGCCCGGAACAACACGGAGCGCCGCGTCCTGATCAACACGATCGGCCCGGTATGGGACGGCAACGAGGTCTGGCTCCTGACTGCCGGGGGTGCCACCTTCGCGGCGTTCCCGCTGTGGTACGCCTCGCTGTTCTCCGCACTGTACCTGCCGCTCCTGCTGGTCCTCGTGGCGCTCATCTTCCGTGCGGTCGCCTTCGAATACCGCGGAAAGGTGGACAACCCGAAGTGGCGCGCCCGCTGGGACTGGGCCATCTCGGCCGGTTCCTTCGTCGCAGCCTTCGGTGTGGGCGCCGCGCTGGCGCTGACCACCACGGGGCTGCCCATTGACGCCAACGGCGACCGCGTGGGCGGACCGTTCGCCTGGTTCAGCGGTTATGCCGTGCTTGGCGGTCTCGCTGTCGTCGGGTTCTCCCTCCTGCACGGACTCGGGTTCCTGGCGCTGAAGACCGACGGCGAGGTCCGTCACCGGGCGCGGGCGTGGTTCGTCCGGCTCCTGCCCGTACTGCTGCTGCCCATCGCCGGCTGGTCCGTGAGCCTGCAGCTGCTCAGCGGCGAGGCCTGGACCATGGCCGCCGTCGTCGCAGCCGTCGTGGCAGCAGTACTCGCCTGGAACTTCGCCCGCAAGGGTGCCGAGGGCCGTGCCTTCATGTCACTGGGGGCGTTCCTCCTGCTCGGCAGCGCATCCATCTTCGGTGCCGCGTTCCCCGTGGTGATGCCGTCCACCCTGGATTCCGCATTCAACCTGACAGTCACCAACGCCTCGTCCTCGGACTACACCCTGGGCCTGATGAGCATCGTGGCCTGCATCGGGCTGCCACTCGTCCTGGCATACCAGGCCTGGACGTACTGGGTGTTCCGGCGCCGGGTAAGCGCCGCACACATCCCCGAGGCCCACAGCTTCCTGCCCGCGATTGCCGCCAAAGCGCTCGCACCGAAGGACTAA
- a CDS encoding DNA topoisomerase IV subunit B: protein MAPSSDYTARHLSVLEGLEAVRKRPGMYIGSTDSRGLMHCLWEIIDNSVDEALAGFGHDIKIILHADNSVEIHDDGRGIPVDVEPKTGLTGVEVVFTKLHAGGKFGGGSYTASGGLHGVGASVVNALSARLDVEVDRGGKTYKMSFRRGEPGRFKDPGTKPDPASIFEPFVDGSVLDVIGKAKRGVTGTRIRYWADRQIFTPDAKFSYDDLAARARQTSFLVPGLKLTVRDERRVAGTPGESGPHEEVFHHDGGISEFVEFLAADPAVTDIWRLHGAGKFKETVPVLDEKGHSHLAEVERDCEVDVALRWGIGYDSTVRSFVNIIATPKGGTHQSGFEQALLKTFRKAVETNARKLKAGNDKIEKDDIFAGLTAVLTVRLAEPQFEGQTKEILGTSAVRAIVAKVVEHEINAKLTSSHRNDKAQSALLLEKVVSEMKSRISARVHKETQRRKNALETSSMPTKLADCRTDDVGRSELFIVEGDSALGTAKLARSSDFQALLPIRGKILNVQKASVGDMLSNAECAALIQVVGAGSGRTFDISAARYGKVILMTDADVDGAHIRTLLLTLFFRYMRPMIDEGRVYAAVPPLHRVEVINAGQKANEMIYTYSEAELHVLLARLAKEGKRYKEPIQRYKGLGEMDAEQLAETTMDPRHRTLRKVGIENAKQAEDTFDLLMGSDVAPRKDFIIAGAASLDRERIDA, encoded by the coding sequence GTGGCACCCAGTTCTGATTACACCGCCCGGCACCTCTCCGTGCTGGAGGGCCTCGAGGCCGTCCGCAAGCGCCCGGGCATGTACATCGGCTCCACGGACTCCCGCGGACTCATGCACTGCCTCTGGGAAATCATCGACAACTCCGTCGACGAGGCCCTCGCCGGGTTCGGCCATGACATCAAGATCATCCTGCACGCCGACAACTCCGTGGAGATCCACGACGACGGCCGCGGCATCCCCGTGGACGTCGAACCGAAAACCGGGCTGACCGGCGTCGAGGTGGTTTTCACCAAACTGCACGCCGGCGGAAAGTTCGGCGGCGGCTCGTACACGGCCTCGGGCGGCCTGCACGGCGTGGGTGCCTCCGTGGTCAACGCCCTCTCGGCCCGCCTCGACGTCGAGGTGGACCGCGGCGGCAAGACCTACAAGATGTCCTTCCGGCGGGGTGAGCCCGGCCGCTTCAAGGATCCGGGCACCAAGCCGGACCCGGCCTCCATCTTCGAACCGTTCGTTGACGGCTCCGTGCTCGACGTGATCGGCAAGGCCAAGCGCGGCGTCACGGGAACCCGGATCCGCTACTGGGCGGACCGGCAGATTTTCACGCCCGACGCCAAGTTTTCCTACGATGATCTCGCCGCGCGTGCCCGCCAGACCTCGTTCCTGGTCCCCGGGCTCAAGCTCACGGTCCGGGATGAACGCCGGGTTGCCGGCACGCCGGGGGAATCGGGCCCGCATGAGGAGGTGTTCCACCACGACGGCGGCATCTCCGAGTTCGTCGAATTCCTTGCCGCAGATCCTGCCGTCACGGACATCTGGCGCCTGCACGGCGCCGGGAAGTTTAAGGAGACCGTGCCCGTGCTCGACGAGAAGGGCCACAGCCACCTCGCCGAAGTCGAACGCGACTGCGAGGTCGACGTCGCCCTGCGCTGGGGGATCGGCTACGACAGCACGGTCCGCAGCTTCGTCAACATCATCGCCACGCCCAAGGGCGGCACCCACCAGTCCGGCTTCGAGCAGGCCCTGCTCAAGACCTTCCGCAAGGCCGTGGAAACCAACGCCCGCAAGCTCAAGGCCGGCAACGACAAGATCGAAAAGGATGACATCTTCGCCGGGCTGACCGCGGTCCTGACCGTCCGGCTCGCGGAGCCCCAGTTCGAGGGCCAGACCAAGGAAATCCTGGGCACCTCCGCCGTGCGGGCCATTGTGGCCAAGGTGGTGGAACACGAGATCAACGCCAAACTGACCTCGTCACACCGCAACGACAAGGCCCAGTCCGCGCTGCTGCTGGAAAAGGTCGTCAGCGAGATGAAGTCCCGCATCTCGGCGCGCGTCCACAAGGAAACCCAGCGCCGCAAGAATGCGCTGGAAACGTCCTCCATGCCCACCAAGCTCGCCGACTGCCGCACCGACGATGTCGGCCGCTCCGAACTGTTCATCGTCGAAGGTGACTCCGCCCTTGGGACCGCCAAGCTGGCGAGGTCCTCCGACTTCCAGGCGCTCCTGCCGATCCGCGGCAAGATCCTCAACGTCCAGAAGGCCTCCGTGGGGGACATGCTCTCCAACGCCGAGTGCGCGGCCCTGATCCAGGTGGTGGGAGCCGGCTCGGGCCGGACGTTCGACATCAGCGCCGCCCGGTACGGCAAGGTGATCCTCATGACCGACGCCGACGTCGACGGCGCCCACATCCGGACACTGCTCCTGACGCTTTTCTTCCGTTACATGCGTCCGATGATCGACGAGGGCCGCGTTTACGCCGCCGTCCCGCCGCTGCACCGTGTGGAGGTCATTAACGCCGGCCAGAAGGCCAACGAGATGATCTACACGTACTCCGAGGCTGAGCTCCACGTCCTGCTGGCGCGGCTGGCCAAGGAGGGCAAGCGCTACAAGGAACCGATCCAGCGCTACAAGGGGCTGGGCGAGATGGATGCCGAGCAGCTGGCCGAAACCACCATGGACCCGCGGCACCGCACGCTCCGCAAGGTCGGGATCGAAAACGCCAAGCAGGCCGAGGACACCTTCGACCTCCTCATGGGCTCCGACGTGGCGCCGCGCAAGGACTTCATCATTGCGGGCGCCGCAAGCCTGGACCGGGAGCGCATCGACGCCTGA
- a CDS encoding M56 family metallopeptidase yields MFWTSYFLAVLAIALAWPVPILLSRAQWPARSPFTAMLLWQAIALAGGLSMIGAMLVYGLEPVGDNLLSGLRALAGMVFNNAPTTELGFWHIFALSAAALLTAHLVFTLLLTYYKIQRQRRRHRELLDLLASPSADGPGTVVLNVDSPVAYCLPGGARSVTVLSDGLMAALEPDELRAVLIHENAHLSQRHHLLLWAFAAWRQALPWLPTTRLAQESVNSLIEMLADDVALKTESKATLIRAIAIVASGSPAAPTARLAFGEPGLPDADPGQPGATGGTGSAGTTASRVSRLLSPQPPLPEALRAAVLAACVLLLALPTALLLVPGLLG; encoded by the coding sequence ATGTTCTGGACCTCATATTTTCTGGCGGTCCTGGCGATAGCGCTGGCGTGGCCGGTGCCTATCCTCCTCTCGCGCGCCCAGTGGCCGGCGCGCTCCCCCTTCACGGCCATGCTGCTGTGGCAGGCCATCGCCCTGGCCGGCGGCCTGTCCATGATCGGCGCCATGCTGGTCTACGGGCTCGAACCGGTCGGGGACAACCTGCTCTCGGGCCTGCGGGCCTTGGCGGGGATGGTCTTCAACAATGCCCCCACCACCGAGCTGGGCTTCTGGCACATCTTTGCCCTCTCGGCCGCGGCTCTCCTGACGGCACACCTCGTGTTCACCCTGCTGCTGACGTACTACAAGATCCAGCGCCAGCGCCGGCGCCACCGCGAACTGCTGGACCTGCTCGCCTCGCCGTCCGCCGACGGCCCGGGAACCGTGGTCCTGAACGTTGACTCGCCCGTGGCCTACTGCCTGCCCGGCGGCGCACGCTCCGTGACGGTACTCTCCGACGGACTCATGGCCGCGCTGGAACCCGATGAACTGCGCGCGGTGCTCATTCACGAGAACGCCCACCTGAGCCAGCGCCACCACCTCCTGCTGTGGGCCTTTGCCGCGTGGCGCCAGGCCCTGCCATGGCTCCCCACCACCAGGCTGGCGCAGGAGTCGGTCAACTCCCTGATCGAGATGCTGGCGGACGACGTCGCACTCAAAACGGAAAGCAAGGCCACCCTCATCCGGGCGATCGCCATTGTTGCCAGCGGTTCCCCGGCTGCCCCGACGGCGCGCCTGGCGTTCGGCGAGCCCGGCCTGCCCGACGCGGACCCCGGCCAGCCCGGCGCCACCGGGGGCACCGGCTCGGCGGGCACGACGGCGTCCCGCGTCAGCCGCCTGCTCTCGCCTCAGCCGCCGCTCCCCGAAGCGCTGCGCGCCGCCGTCCTGGCAGCCTGCGTCCTGCTGCTGGCCCTGCCGACGGCCCTGCTGCTGGTTCCGGGGCTGCTCGGCTGA
- a CDS encoding RNA polymerase sigma factor, translated as MTPSSAKKEPADQAEMSPEEKKAATNAKRAATRAANKAVKDAVSAEGGDTVSGVAKPEPKKRGPKPGAKAAAEAAGKSASDNDDDVDVDEDLDDIAPDAAELGDEVEGEEVAGKAAATTGSGFVYSDADDDDAPVQQVMSAGATADPVKDYLKQIGKVALLNAEQEVDLALRIEAGLFAEEKIAADDGTMDPKLKRELEFVIHDGKRAKNHLLEANLRLVVSLAKRYTGRGMLFLDLIQEGNLGLIRAVEKFDYTKGFKFSTYATWWIRQAITRAMADQARTIRIPVHMVEVINKLARVQRQMLQDLGREPTPEELALELDMTPEKVVEVQKYGREPISLHTPLGEDGDSEFGDLIEDSEAVVPADAVSFTLLQEQLHSVLDTLSEREAGVVAMRFGLTDGQPKTLDEIGKVYGVTRERIRQIESKTMSKLRHPSRSQVLRDYLD; from the coding sequence GTGACCCCGTCTTCCGCGAAGAAGGAACCCGCCGACCAGGCCGAAATGTCCCCTGAGGAAAAGAAGGCGGCGACTAACGCCAAGCGCGCCGCTACGCGTGCAGCCAACAAGGCTGTCAAGGACGCCGTTTCCGCAGAGGGTGGCGACACCGTATCCGGAGTCGCCAAGCCTGAGCCCAAGAAGCGCGGGCCCAAGCCCGGCGCCAAAGCCGCGGCCGAGGCCGCGGGTAAATCAGCCAGTGATAATGACGATGATGTCGACGTCGATGAGGACCTCGACGACATCGCCCCCGATGCCGCCGAGCTCGGCGACGAAGTAGAGGGCGAAGAGGTTGCCGGCAAGGCCGCAGCGACCACCGGCTCCGGCTTCGTATACTCCGACGCCGACGACGACGATGCCCCGGTGCAGCAGGTCATGTCCGCCGGCGCCACGGCCGACCCCGTCAAGGACTACCTGAAGCAGATCGGCAAGGTCGCCCTGCTGAACGCCGAGCAGGAAGTTGACCTGGCCCTGCGGATCGAGGCCGGTCTCTTTGCCGAGGAGAAGATCGCCGCCGACGACGGCACGATGGATCCGAAGCTCAAGCGTGAGCTTGAATTCGTCATCCACGACGGCAAGCGTGCCAAGAACCACCTGCTGGAGGCCAACCTCCGCCTGGTCGTCTCGCTGGCCAAGCGCTACACCGGCCGCGGCATGCTGTTCCTGGACCTGATCCAGGAAGGCAACCTGGGCCTGATCCGCGCGGTCGAGAAGTTCGACTACACCAAGGGCTTCAAGTTCTCCACCTACGCCACGTGGTGGATCCGCCAGGCGATCACCCGCGCCATGGCCGACCAGGCCCGCACCATCCGCATCCCGGTGCACATGGTGGAAGTCATCAACAAGCTCGCCCGCGTCCAGCGCCAGATGCTCCAGGACCTGGGCCGCGAACCCACACCGGAGGAGCTGGCCCTCGAGCTGGACATGACGCCGGAAAAGGTCGTCGAGGTCCAGAAGTACGGCCGCGAGCCCATCTCGCTGCACACCCCGCTGGGCGAAGACGGCGACTCCGAGTTCGGTGACCTCATCGAGGACTCCGAAGCTGTGGTTCCCGCGGATGCCGTGAGCTTCACCCTGCTGCAGGAACAGCTGCACTCGGTGCTGGACACGTTGTCCGAGCGCGAAGCTGGTGTGGTCGCGATGCGCTTCGGCCTCACCGACGGACAGCCGAAGACTTTAGACGAAATCGGCAAGGTCTACGGTGTGACGCGTGAGCGCATCCGCCAGATCGAATCCAAGACCATGTCCAAGCTACGGCACCCGTCGCGGTCACAGGTCCTGCGCGACTACCTGGACTAA
- a CDS encoding cytochrome ubiquinol oxidase subunit I, translating into MDALEIARWQFGITTVYHFMMVPLTIGLGLVVAVIQTLWYRTGKPEYLRMTKFWGKLFLINFIMGVATGIVQEFQFGMAWSEYSRFVGDVFGAPLAMEALLAFFVESTFLGLWIFGWKQLKPGLHLACLWIAVIGSVFSAYFIIVANSWMQHPVGVEMVNGRPVMTDAWAVFTNNTALVAVPHTLFGALAVAGAFLLGIAWYHLWRRRHDGIDTVGADGKVIPGEAAGIPGRDRNDHTVWIRSLRIGAVVAMISFAGTAVTGDLQGKLMFEQQPMKMAAAEAACHDGTGFSVLSVGNVGSKNCNDIVAVIEVPGILSFLAKGDFSTEVKGVNSLLDEYQAKYGTTLPDNPIYGDRAGQQIQYVPVMEVTYWGFRMMIGFGGLAALAALVALWATRKGTVPASRGLMRLAVFGILAPFGANAAGWIFTEMGRQPFVVAPNPDPSGIDQVFMFTAAAVSPGVSAGEILTSLVVLTAIYAVLLVVEVRLLVKYIRGGVASSMPELVHAPADKSGDGTPPGGTPGKPDGDDVLAFAY; encoded by the coding sequence TTGGACGCCTTGGAAATCGCACGCTGGCAATTCGGAATCACCACGGTCTACCACTTCATGATGGTGCCCCTCACGATCGGCCTCGGGCTGGTGGTGGCGGTGATCCAGACGCTCTGGTACCGCACCGGCAAGCCGGAGTATCTCCGGATGACCAAGTTCTGGGGCAAGCTCTTCCTGATCAACTTCATCATGGGTGTCGCCACCGGAATTGTGCAGGAGTTCCAGTTCGGCATGGCCTGGAGCGAATACAGCCGCTTCGTCGGGGACGTGTTCGGCGCCCCGCTGGCCATGGAAGCGCTCCTGGCCTTCTTCGTGGAGTCGACGTTCCTGGGGCTGTGGATCTTCGGCTGGAAGCAGCTCAAGCCCGGCCTTCACCTGGCCTGCCTCTGGATCGCCGTGATCGGCTCGGTCTTCTCGGCCTACTTCATCATCGTGGCCAACAGCTGGATGCAGCACCCCGTCGGGGTCGAAATGGTCAACGGCCGGCCCGTCATGACCGACGCCTGGGCCGTCTTCACCAACAACACCGCCCTCGTCGCCGTGCCGCACACGCTCTTCGGCGCCCTCGCGGTCGCCGGGGCCTTCCTGCTCGGCATCGCCTGGTACCACCTGTGGCGCCGCCGCCACGACGGCATCGACACGGTCGGGGCCGACGGCAAGGTGATCCCCGGCGAGGCCGCCGGCATCCCCGGACGGGACCGCAACGACCACACCGTCTGGATCCGTTCGCTCCGGATCGGCGCCGTCGTCGCCATGATTTCCTTCGCGGGCACCGCCGTCACCGGGGACCTGCAGGGCAAACTCATGTTCGAACAGCAGCCCATGAAGATGGCCGCCGCCGAGGCAGCCTGCCACGACGGCACCGGCTTCTCCGTCCTCAGCGTCGGCAACGTCGGCTCCAAGAACTGCAACGACATCGTGGCCGTCATCGAGGTCCCCGGCATCCTGTCCTTCCTGGCCAAAGGCGACTTCAGCACCGAGGTGAAGGGTGTCAACAGCCTGCTGGACGAATACCAGGCCAAGTACGGCACCACCCTGCCGGACAACCCCATCTACGGAGACCGCGCCGGCCAGCAAATCCAGTACGTGCCGGTCATGGAAGTCACCTACTGGGGCTTCCGGATGATGATCGGCTTCGGCGGGCTGGCCGCCCTCGCAGCCCTCGTGGCGCTTTGGGCCACGCGCAAGGGAACCGTGCCGGCCTCCCGCGGCCTCATGCGCCTGGCGGTGTTCGGCATCCTCGCTCCGTTCGGTGCCAACGCCGCGGGCTGGATCTTCACCGAGATGGGCCGCCAGCCGTTCGTCGTCGCCCCGAACCCGGACCCGAGCGGAATCGACCAGGTCTTCATGTTCACCGCCGCGGCCGTCTCCCCGGGCGTTTCGGCCGGGGAGATCCTGACCTCCCTCGTGGTGCTGACCGCCATTTACGCGGTGCTGCTGGTGGTGGAGGTCAGGCTCCTGGTCAAATACATCCGCGGCGGCGTCGCCTCCTCCATGCCGGAGCTCGTGCACGCCCCGGCGGACAAGTCGGGCGACGGAACGCCCCCGGGCGGAACTCCGGGCAAGCCCGACGGCGACGACGTCCTGGCCTTCGCGTACTAA